In Gossypium hirsutum isolate 1008001.06 chromosome D06, Gossypium_hirsutum_v2.1, whole genome shotgun sequence, one genomic interval encodes:
- the LOC107901316 gene encoding uncharacterized protein gives MPRPGPRPYECVRRAWHSERHQPMRGSIIQQILRLAIETHSTATKKNKEWQDKIITVIVKAEEIMYSKANSEAEYTNPETLWDRVNDAINTIIRRDESTETGELLPPCVEAALNLGCYPVRASRSQRHSNPRTYLTPRAPETVPATPRILDNGSEDRYPQLSPVQSGSQLARIATNVNSNTSVSQANRHNYPFLPQNCPSGHDQLMRVETNSPSNSGQVYPLYYGIHYQNAESQTGSPVQENLVSDTIIVGRPIGSSVLEPAEMGSLQNFFSSSNVDIGGKRIGQQDIRHTDEKLLGKECDLSLRLGLFSDPCMQVEKKSLCETTDVGPSNTQDGGKLSDVFQQKSKEIPFFLERTVNDHFESFSRKCFMENEGHNVGAATRKRKATFGGNSEDEQFCKQPGSSSNNRRHGPDKHLLYHFSEIRMARGI, from the exons ATGCCGAGACCAGGCCCTAGACCTTACGAGTGTGTAAGAAGAGCTTGGCATAGCGAAAGACACCAACCCATGAGAGGTTCCATCATTCAGCAGATTTTAAG GCTAGCTATTGAAACTCATAGCACAGCTACTAAAAAGAATAAGGAATGGCAAGATAAAATTATTACTGTCATCGTCAAAGCCGAGGAGATTATGTATTCCAAAGCCAATTCTGAG GCTGAATACACCAACCCGGAAACCTTATGGGACCGTGTTAATGATGCCATCAACACGATTATCCGTCGAGATGAGAGCACTGAAACAGGAGAGCTTTTGCCACCTTGTGTTGAAG CGGCCCTTAACCTGGGGTGCTATCCAGTGAGAGCTTCAAGGAGCCAACGACACAGTAATCCTAGGACTTACCTTACGCCAAGAGCACCCGAAACTGTTCCTGCAACTCCTAGGATTTTGGATAACGGTAGTGAGGATAGGTATCCTCAGTTATCCCCGGTTCAGTCTGGTAGTCAGCTTGCAAGAATAGCAACCAATGTGAATTCGAACACTTCAGTTTCACAAGCTAACCGTCATAATTATCCGTTTCTACCTCAAAATTGCCCATCTGGCCATGACCAATTGATGAGGGTGGAAACTAACAGTCCATCGAACTCAGGTCAAGTTTACCCCCTTTATTATGGAATTCACTATCAAAATGCAGAGTCCCAAACAGGTTCTCCAGTGCAGGAAAATCTAGTGTCTGATACGATAATAGTTGGGAGACCTATTGGTTCATCCGTGTTAGAGCCAGCTGAAATGGGTTCCTTGCAGAATTTCTTTTCCTCTTCCAATGTTGATATTGGTGGCAAGCGAATTGGGCAGCAAGATATCAGACACACTGATGAGAAGTTACTTGGGAAAGAATGTGATTTGTCCTTGCGGTTGGGTCTATTTTCTGACCCTTGTATGCAAGTAGAAAAGAAGTCACTTTGTGAAACCACAGATGTTGGTCCCAGCAACACTCAAGATGGGGGCAAACTTAGTGATGTTTTTCAACAAAAGAGTAAAGAGATCCCCTTTTTTCTAGAGAGGACTGTTAATGACCATTTTGAATCCTTTTCAAGAAAGTGCTTTATGGAAAATGAAGGTCATAATGTAGGGGCAGCAACGAGAAAGCGTAAGGCCACATTTGGAGGCAACTCAGAAGATGAACAATTTTGCAAGCAACCAGGGTCCTCATCTAATAATAGAAGACATGGACCAG ATAAGCATTTGCTATATCACTTCTCGGAGATCAGGATGGCAAGAGGAATCTAA